In the genome of Drosophila pseudoobscura strain MV-25-SWS-2005 chromosome 3, UCI_Dpse_MV25, whole genome shotgun sequence, one region contains:
- the Pef gene encoding peflin, producing MSYGQGYNPYNQGYAAPPGAFPPQNSQVSSQAQQWFAMVDRDRSGKINASELQAALVNGRGDHFSDNACKLMISMFDNDASGTIDVYEFEKLYNYINQWLQVFKTYDQDSSGHIEESELTQAFTQMGFRFSPEFINFLVKKSDPQTHKEVSVDQFIVLCVQVQRFTEAFRQRDTQQNGTITIGFEDFLTVAIGCSY from the exons ATGTCCTAC GGTCAAGGCTACAATCCCTACAATCAAGGCTATGCTGCACCGCCAGGCGCCTTTCCACCCCAAAACTCGCAGGTCTCCTCACAGGCACAGCAGTGGTTCGCTATGGTGGATCGGGATCGATCTGGAAAGATCAACGCTTCCGAACTGCAGGCGGCGCTGGTAAATGGGCGTGGCGATCACTTCTCGGATAACGCATGCAAGCTAATGATTA GCATGTTCGACAACGACGCTAGCGGAACCATCGATGTTTACGAGTTTGAAAAGCTTTACAACTACATTAATCAATGGCTGCAGGTCTTCAAGACCTACGACCAGGACTCCTCTGGCCATATCGAGGAGAGCGAGCTGACTCAGG CCTTCACTCAGATGGGCTTTCGGTTTTCGCCGGAATTCATCAACTTTCTGGTGAAGAAGAGCGATCCACAGACCCACAAGGAGGTTTCGGTGGATCAGTTCATTGTACTTTGTGTGCAAGTGCAGCGCTTCACGGAGGCCTTCCGTCAGCGGGACACGCAGCAAAACGGAACAATCACTATAGGCTTTGAAGACTTTTTGACTGTGGCAATCGGTTGCTCATATTAA
- the trsn gene encoding translin → MTNFVNMDMFSNYQKYIDNEQELRENIRLVVREIEHLAKDAQIKLQIIHSDLSQISGACGSARKLIEACAEKYVKLATLVPPGQYYRYSDHWTYITQRLIFLIALVIYLEAGFLVTRETVAEMLGLKTKPGEGFHLDVEDYLLGILQLASELSRFATNSVTMGDYERPLNISHFIGDLNTGFRLLNLKNDGLRKRFDALKYDVKKIEEVVYDVSIRGLSNKDKDGEQSAAPVE, encoded by the exons atgACGAATTTCGTGAATATGGATATGTTTTCAAACTACCAGAAGTATATAGACAACGAGCAGGAGCTTCGAGAG AATATCCGCCTTGTGGTGAGGGAAATCGAGCATCTGGCAAAGGACGCGCAAATAAAGTTGCAGATAATTCACAGCGATTTAAGCCAAA TTAGCGGCGCCTGCGGCTCGGCCCGGAAGCTAATCGAAGCCTGTGCCGAGAAGTATGTAAAATTGGCCACATTGGTGCCACCAGGGCAATACTACAG ATACTCCGATCACTGGACCTACATTACACAGCGGTTGATTTTTCTTATTGCCTTGGTCATTTACTTGGAGGCGGGCTTTTTGGTGACTCGCGAAACAGTGGCCGAAATGCTGGGCT TGAAGACCAAGCCCGGTGAAGGCTTCCACTTGGACGTCGAGGACTATTTGCTGGGCATATTGCAGCTTGCGTCGGAGCTCTCGCGGTTTGCCACGAATTCCGTCACGATGGGCGACTATGAGCGCCCCCTGAACATCTCGCACTTTATTGGAGATTTGAACACGGGCTTTCGATTGCTCAATCTGAAGAACGACGGCTTGCGCAAACGCTTTGATGCCCTCAAATACGACGTGAAGAAGATCGAAGAGGTTGTCTACGACGTCAGCATACGTGGCCTATCCAACAAGGACAAGGATGGCGAACAGTCGGCAGCACCAGTCGAGTAG
- the whd gene encoding carnitine O-palmitoyltransferase 1, liver isoform isoform X1 — protein sequence MAEAHAAVAFSFAITHEGFDINYDHEVLNLVWNSGVRSWKKRLARARNGVRNGVYPAHIQSLWLISAIALGLHFAGYQAPFNLTNRVLVHLPSNTTNWQVTACFLAALVIWLSICFTMRYTLKLLLMYKGWMYESRAPGSRVSLPTMLWVAVVRVLSSWNKPGLYSFQGSLPRLPLPSVKDTMTRYLRSVRPLLDDDNYSRMERLAKEFEQSIGKKLQWYLVLKSWWSTNYVSDWWEEYVYLRGRSPLCVNSNFYGTDAIFMNLTNKQAARAANVVHLLLNFRRLIEHQELQPIMVQGMIPLCSWQYERTFNTARVPGLETDRIIHYKDSNHIVVLHKGCYYKMIIYHKGRILRPCELQVQIEEILKAKATPLDGEEHLAALTAWNRSKWAEARNTYFSRGVNHVSLRTIESAAFVLSLDDEPFEFDLERPELLDNFGKKLLHGNGYNRWFDKCFTVCVATNGRVGFNAEHTWSDAAIASHMWENLIVDDLVSDGYDEAGDTKGTPEFQPPLPTRLSWDLTPCLSKIDEATVDVTKLINEVNLRILVHQEYGKGFMKKCRISPDAYIQMALQLAYYRDAGRFSLTYEASMTRLFREGRTETVRPCTIESAAWVKAMQNQSISNDERVKMLQAACDRHQLGYQDSMCGRGIDRHLFCLYVVSKYLEVDSPFLNEVLSEPWRLSTSQTPHGQTPKMDLKKHPNCISAGGGFGPVADDGYGVSYIIAGENLIFFHISAKTTCQQTDVQRFSENISQALADIRSMFEQHIKDHPKPAKSIQNGAST from the exons ATGGCTGAAGCCCATGCTGCGGTTGCATTCTCGTTTGCCATCACCCACGAGGGCTTCGACATCAACTATGACCACGAGGTGCTCAATCTTGTGTGGAACTCGGGAGTGCGCTCCTGGAAGAAGCGTTTGGCTCGTGCCAGG AATGGCGTGCGCAACGGCGTCTATCCGGCCCACATCCAAAGTCTATGGCTTATATCCGCCATTGCCCTTGGATTGCACTTTGCCGGCTACCAGGCTCCCTTCAACCTGACCAACAGAGTTCTCGTTCATCTACCCTCCAACACAACTAACTGGCAGGTAACTGCCTGCTTCCTGGCTGCCCTGGTGATCTGGCTCTCGATTTGTTTCACCATGCGCTACACACTGAAGCTTCTGCTTATGTACAAGGGCTGGATGTATGAGTCCAGGGCCCCGGGAAGTCGCGTTTCGCTGCCCACCATGTTGTGGGTGGCTGTGGTGCGCGTCCTGTCCAGCTGGAACAAGCCTGGCTTGTACAGTTTTCAGGGTTCCTTGCCACGTCTGCCGCTGCCATCCGTCAAGGACACCATGACGAGATACCTGCGCAGTGTGCGACCTCTGCTGGACGATGATAACTACTCGAGAATGGAGCGCCTGGCCAAAGAGTTCGAACAGAGTATTGGCAAGAAGCTGCAATGGTACCTCGTCCTGAAGAGTTGGTGGTCCACCAACTACGTCTCCGATTGGTGGGAGGAGTATGTCTATCTGCGCGGCCGCAGCCCCCTCTGTGTCAACAGCAACTTCTACGGCACGGATGCCATCTTCATGAACCTGACCAACAAACAGGCAGCTAGGGCGGCCAACGTGGTCCACCTGCTTCTCAATTTCCGTCGTCTCATCGAGCACCAGGAACTGCAACCT ATTATGGTCCAGGGCATGATTCCTCTGTGCTCTTGGCAGTATGAACGCACCTTCAATACGGCTCGTGTTCCGGGCTTGGAAACAGATCGCATCATTCACTACAAGGACTCCAATCACATTGTGGTGCTGCACAAGGGATGCTACTATAAAATGATCATCTACCACAAGGGACGCATCCTGCGTCCTTGCGAGCTGCAAGT TCAAATCGAGGAGATCCTAAAGGCCAAGGCCACTCCCCTGGATGGTGAGGAGCATTTGGCTGCACTCACCGCCTGGAATCGCTCGAAGTGGGCCGAGGCTCGGAACACGTACTTCTCGCGAGGCGTTAACCATGTCTCCCTGCGGACCATTGAATCTGCTGCCTTTGTCCTCTCCCTGGACGATGAACCATTCGAATTTGATCTGGAGCGGCCCGAGCTTCTCGACAATTTCGGAAAGAAGCTGCTCCACGGCAACGGCTACAATCGTTGGTTCGACAAGTGTTTCACCGTCTGTGTGGCCACCAATGGACGCGTCGGCTTCAATGCGGAGCACACCTG GTCTGACGCTGCCATTGCCTCACACATGTGGGAGAACCTGATCGTCGACGATCTTGTATCGGATGG ATACGACGAGGCTGGCGACACCAAGGGCACACCTGAGTTCCAGCCCCCGCTGCCCACACGACTGAGCTGGGATCTTACACCCTGTCTGTCCAAAATTGATGAGGCCACCGTAGACGTGACCAAGCTAATCAATGAGGTGAATCTGCGCATTCTGGTGCACCAGGAGTACGGCAAGGGATTCATGAAGAAGTGCCGCATCTCCCCAGATGCCTACATTCAAATGGCCCTGCAGTTGGCCTATTACCGAGATGCGGGACGATTCTCCCTGACATATGAGGCTTCGATGACGCGCCTATTCCGCGAGGGTAGAACTGAGACAGTGCGCCCGTGTACCATCGAGTCCGCAGCGTGGGTCAAAGCCATGCAAAACCAAAGCATATCG AACGACGAGCGCGTCAAGATGCTACAGGCAGCCTGCGATCGCCACCAACTGGGCTATCAGGATTCCATGTGCGGACGGGGTATTGACAGGCATCTCTTCTGCTTGTACGTTGTGTCCAAGTACTTGGAAGTGGACTCGCCCTTCCTCAATGAAGTGCTCAGCGAGCCGTGGCGCTTGTCGACTAGTCAGACCCCCCATGGGCAGACGCCAAAGATGGATTTGAAGAAGCATCCGAACTGCATCAGTGCCGGAGGTGGCTTTGGACCTGTGGCCGACGACGGTTATGGTGTCTCCTACATCATAGCTGGAGAAAATCTGATATTCTTCCATATCTCAGCAAAGACAACATGCCAGCAAACG GATGTCCAACGCTTCTCCGAGAACATCTCCCAGGCACTGGCCGACATTCGCAGCATGTTCGAGCAGCACATCAAGGATCATCCGAAGCCCGCCAAATCAATCCAAAACGGCGCCTCCACATAA
- the whd gene encoding carnitine O-palmitoyltransferase 1, liver isoform isoform X2: MAEAHAAVAFSFAITHEGFDINYDHEVLNLVWNSGVRSWKKRLARARNGVRNGVYPAHIQSLWLISAIALGLHFAGYQAPFNLTNRVLVHLPSNTTNWQVTACFLAALVIWLSICFTMRYTLKLLLMYKGWMYESRAPGSRVSLPTMLWVAVVRVLSSWNKPGLYSFQGSLPRLPLPSVKDTMTRYLRSVRPLLDDDNYSRMERLAKEFEQSIGKKLQWYLVLKSWWSTNYVSDWWEEYVYLRGRSPLCVNSNFYGTDAIFMNLTNKQAARAANVVHLLLNFRRLIEHQELQPIMVQGMIPLCSWQYERTFNTARVPGLETDRIIHYKDSNHIVVLHKGCYYKMIIYHKGRILRPCELQVQIEEILKAKATPLDGEEHLAALTAWNRSKWAEARNTYFSRGVNHVSLRTIESAAFVLSLDDEPFEFDLERPELLDNFGKKLLHGNGYNRWFDKCFTVCVATNGRVGFNAEHTWADAPVLGHLWEYIFGDDIYGYDEAGDTKGTPEFQPPLPTRLSWDLTPCLSKIDEATVDVTKLINEVNLRILVHQEYGKGFMKKCRISPDAYIQMALQLAYYRDAGRFSLTYEASMTRLFREGRTETVRPCTIESAAWVKAMQNQSISNDERVKMLQAACDRHQLGYQDSMCGRGIDRHLFCLYVVSKYLEVDSPFLNEVLSEPWRLSTSQTPHGQTPKMDLKKHPNCISAGGGFGPVADDGYGVSYIIAGENLIFFHISAKTTCQQTDVQRFSENISQALADIRSMFEQHIKDHPKPAKSIQNGAST; this comes from the exons ATGGCTGAAGCCCATGCTGCGGTTGCATTCTCGTTTGCCATCACCCACGAGGGCTTCGACATCAACTATGACCACGAGGTGCTCAATCTTGTGTGGAACTCGGGAGTGCGCTCCTGGAAGAAGCGTTTGGCTCGTGCCAGG AATGGCGTGCGCAACGGCGTCTATCCGGCCCACATCCAAAGTCTATGGCTTATATCCGCCATTGCCCTTGGATTGCACTTTGCCGGCTACCAGGCTCCCTTCAACCTGACCAACAGAGTTCTCGTTCATCTACCCTCCAACACAACTAACTGGCAGGTAACTGCCTGCTTCCTGGCTGCCCTGGTGATCTGGCTCTCGATTTGTTTCACCATGCGCTACACACTGAAGCTTCTGCTTATGTACAAGGGCTGGATGTATGAGTCCAGGGCCCCGGGAAGTCGCGTTTCGCTGCCCACCATGTTGTGGGTGGCTGTGGTGCGCGTCCTGTCCAGCTGGAACAAGCCTGGCTTGTACAGTTTTCAGGGTTCCTTGCCACGTCTGCCGCTGCCATCCGTCAAGGACACCATGACGAGATACCTGCGCAGTGTGCGACCTCTGCTGGACGATGATAACTACTCGAGAATGGAGCGCCTGGCCAAAGAGTTCGAACAGAGTATTGGCAAGAAGCTGCAATGGTACCTCGTCCTGAAGAGTTGGTGGTCCACCAACTACGTCTCCGATTGGTGGGAGGAGTATGTCTATCTGCGCGGCCGCAGCCCCCTCTGTGTCAACAGCAACTTCTACGGCACGGATGCCATCTTCATGAACCTGACCAACAAACAGGCAGCTAGGGCGGCCAACGTGGTCCACCTGCTTCTCAATTTCCGTCGTCTCATCGAGCACCAGGAACTGCAACCT ATTATGGTCCAGGGCATGATTCCTCTGTGCTCTTGGCAGTATGAACGCACCTTCAATACGGCTCGTGTTCCGGGCTTGGAAACAGATCGCATCATTCACTACAAGGACTCCAATCACATTGTGGTGCTGCACAAGGGATGCTACTATAAAATGATCATCTACCACAAGGGACGCATCCTGCGTCCTTGCGAGCTGCAAGT TCAAATCGAGGAGATCCTAAAGGCCAAGGCCACTCCCCTGGATGGTGAGGAGCATTTGGCTGCACTCACCGCCTGGAATCGCTCGAAGTGGGCCGAGGCTCGGAACACGTACTTCTCGCGAGGCGTTAACCATGTCTCCCTGCGGACCATTGAATCTGCTGCCTTTGTCCTCTCCCTGGACGATGAACCATTCGAATTTGATCTGGAGCGGCCCGAGCTTCTCGACAATTTCGGAAAGAAGCTGCTCCACGGCAACGGCTACAATCGTTGGTTCGACAAGTGTTTCACCGTCTGTGTGGCCACCAATGGACGCGTCGGCTTCAATGCGGAGCACACCTG GGCCGATGCACCGGTTTTGGGACATCTATGGGAGTATATATTTGGTGATGATATTTATGG ATACGACGAGGCTGGCGACACCAAGGGCACACCTGAGTTCCAGCCCCCGCTGCCCACACGACTGAGCTGGGATCTTACACCCTGTCTGTCCAAAATTGATGAGGCCACCGTAGACGTGACCAAGCTAATCAATGAGGTGAATCTGCGCATTCTGGTGCACCAGGAGTACGGCAAGGGATTCATGAAGAAGTGCCGCATCTCCCCAGATGCCTACATTCAAATGGCCCTGCAGTTGGCCTATTACCGAGATGCGGGACGATTCTCCCTGACATATGAGGCTTCGATGACGCGCCTATTCCGCGAGGGTAGAACTGAGACAGTGCGCCCGTGTACCATCGAGTCCGCAGCGTGGGTCAAAGCCATGCAAAACCAAAGCATATCG AACGACGAGCGCGTCAAGATGCTACAGGCAGCCTGCGATCGCCACCAACTGGGCTATCAGGATTCCATGTGCGGACGGGGTATTGACAGGCATCTCTTCTGCTTGTACGTTGTGTCCAAGTACTTGGAAGTGGACTCGCCCTTCCTCAATGAAGTGCTCAGCGAGCCGTGGCGCTTGTCGACTAGTCAGACCCCCCATGGGCAGACGCCAAAGATGGATTTGAAGAAGCATCCGAACTGCATCAGTGCCGGAGGTGGCTTTGGACCTGTGGCCGACGACGGTTATGGTGTCTCCTACATCATAGCTGGAGAAAATCTGATATTCTTCCATATCTCAGCAAAGACAACATGCCAGCAAACG GATGTCCAACGCTTCTCCGAGAACATCTCCCAGGCACTGGCCGACATTCGCAGCATGTTCGAGCAGCACATCAAGGATCATCCGAAGCCCGCCAAATCAATCCAAAACGGCGCCTCCACATAA
- the LOC4805337 gene encoding peptidyl-prolyl cis-trans isomerase-like 3 codes for MSVTLHTDVGDIKIELFCDACPKASENFLALCASDYYSGCVFIRNIKGFIVQTGDPTNTGKSGQSIWGTKFDDEFKETVKHTDRGMVSMANNGPNANASQFFITYAAQPNLDLKYTLFGRVIDGFDALDELEKLPVNPKNYRPHVDKKINGVTIHANPLAT; via the exons ATG TCCGTGACGCTACATACAGACGTGGGAGACATCAAAATAGAGCTCTTTTGTGATGCTTGCCCAAAAGCCTCCGAGAATTTCCTCGCCCTGTGTGCGAGCGACTACTACAGCGGCTGTGTCTTCATTCGAAATATAAAGGGATTCATTGTCCAGACCGGCGATCCCACCAATACCGGAAAAAGCGGCCAGTCTATTTGGGGAACTAAGTTCGACGACGAGTTCAAGGAAACCGTAAAG cACACTGACCGCGGAATGGTTTCAATGGCCAACAATGGGCCGAACGCCAATGCCAGCCAGTTCTTTATCACGTACGCAGCTCAGCCGAACCTTGACCTGAAGTACACGCTGTTTGGTCGCGTTATCGACGGATTTGATGCCCTGGATGAGCTGGAGAAGCTGCCGGTTAACCCCAAGAACTACCGGCCGCACGTAGACAAGAAGATCAACGGCGTAACCATACACGCCAACCCCCTGGCGACGTAG